A region from the Hyalangium gracile genome encodes:
- a CDS encoding AAA family ATPase: MNERMTLASLAPYVPAAIVRRLAQLGEAPLPPVEPARGASLLLDIAGFTPIVVSLSGAGPRGIDALQRLLSSYFTEMIEGIRDYGGDIYQFAGDSVLALFESERGETDADVVRRAAVCGTHVQKKLARFGSLELLGQRFTLSSRIGVGFGECHRIILGEQEQWLQSGLIGQPLEQTVAAEKKAAGGEVILSREARALLASDAEGEARDGFLRYLPPVHPTPLPPRPLPVGGARALGQCALLLHPELLRKVITTHQGFAGDFRDITCVFVRVGTQHSHADAEAFVREMNAFFTFAQKESSAHRGVLLMPDFTDKGNVLYFVFGAPTAQQNKELLACHFAKKLLHGLAMFPFIEDLRIGVATGPAYWGEMGAPSRKGYWALGEVVNIAARLMAHAKEPGVQVDANTQRKVHHEFSTLHVEDAKLKGVSRVVPVYRVQTESRQVRSLLIKGQGEIVGRRKELDTLRQAVEESIAGAGRVCVISGEAGIGKSRLSSRLVELAEAHGAFTLYGICYSYETFTPYFPWKEVLVQLFQLREGDGPEARLERIRRVFEGLEGVGPEWVPVLAGIMGLPVVEDELTASLDARQKNQQVFHIIHQLLVRVSEVTPLLLFFEDLHWADRISLDLIEYVAARIAPLRKTLLVTMRPGDALRSLYDLDTFRLVELSQLDEEDTRELLRLHLKLSPPNTALEDMLMAKVQGNPFFIESLVEGLVEEGHLEESTAGGRVLRRSLQSIRIPDSIQDVVLNRIDLLPELEKLIVKVASVVGRIFSLDAVHALLPEGIDLDEAKRAMAALTGLGMILLEMEEPYTCLFKHIVIRDVAYNTLLVSGREDLHRRLARFLEEKAADTVVKPAGILAYHYLAGNDEAKGLEYTLMAARAAKRQYANEEAIHHYNKALEVLSTSETLDRAVVLEDTRQVMLELAQTLLQDGNYDAAIQMFEQRLSEEDAADLRAEIHVGLGRAFQEKGATGRAIQELESALKLMGRAPPRTQAGLVLRTAFNMGIHLLSRAFPWILRPVPAHKLALFIKQLNTLISLIKIYYFVDLSKLTWATLVSLNMAERSRTDYGLSQASGYYATMLFGAGLLKRSLRYLTRALEFGKRSRDVVAEGIALSRLGINALFNNDPERAARLEEEAMAMLRAAGERWEVQTATMIVATSHFTSGRFEIAEKYYRDMGALGVELNALMHQGWSHAWVPMCRYLRGDGDVAELCAEVEKGLNISIQVDDLANQCAALNHLANISVREHRVEEAAQVAVRAFKTLWKYQVLVPFLQIGLVDAAEAALFALEEGATSVPRAKLLRIVRLATFKARALSRIYPYLKGPSLRVTARALKLRKGLGAAEPVFLEAISVLEKGPNRWELGVACFDAAVALPHRRSQLLARAREIFTAIGAKAELRRVQRMMPLLASPMALAPSTSASTEPLRL, from the coding sequence GTGAACGAGCGGATGACGCTGGCCTCACTGGCGCCCTATGTCCCGGCGGCGATCGTCCGCCGGCTGGCGCAGCTGGGAGAGGCGCCCCTGCCGCCCGTGGAGCCCGCGCGTGGCGCCAGCCTGCTGCTCGACATCGCCGGCTTCACCCCCATCGTCGTCTCGCTGAGCGGCGCGGGCCCCCGGGGCATCGACGCGCTCCAGCGCCTGCTGTCCAGCTACTTCACGGAGATGATCGAGGGCATCCGGGACTACGGCGGGGACATCTACCAGTTCGCCGGGGACTCGGTGCTGGCCCTCTTCGAGTCGGAGCGCGGCGAGACCGACGCGGACGTGGTGCGGCGCGCGGCGGTCTGCGGCACCCACGTGCAGAAGAAGCTGGCGCGCTTCGGCAGCCTGGAGCTGCTGGGCCAGCGCTTCACCCTGTCCTCGCGCATCGGCGTGGGCTTCGGTGAGTGCCACCGCATCATCCTGGGCGAGCAGGAGCAGTGGCTGCAGTCGGGGCTCATCGGCCAGCCGCTGGAGCAGACGGTGGCGGCGGAGAAGAAGGCGGCCGGCGGCGAGGTGATCCTCAGCCGCGAGGCCCGCGCGCTGCTGGCGTCCGACGCGGAGGGCGAGGCGCGTGACGGCTTCCTGCGCTACCTGCCCCCGGTGCACCCCACGCCGCTGCCGCCCCGCCCGCTGCCGGTGGGCGGCGCCCGGGCGCTGGGGCAGTGCGCGCTGCTGCTGCACCCGGAGCTGTTGCGCAAGGTCATCACCACGCACCAGGGCTTCGCCGGAGACTTCCGCGACATCACCTGTGTCTTCGTGCGCGTGGGCACCCAGCACTCCCACGCCGACGCGGAGGCGTTCGTCCGGGAGATGAACGCCTTCTTCACCTTCGCCCAGAAGGAGAGCAGCGCGCACCGCGGCGTGCTGCTGATGCCGGACTTCACGGACAAGGGCAACGTCCTCTACTTCGTCTTCGGCGCGCCCACCGCGCAGCAGAACAAGGAGCTGCTGGCCTGCCACTTCGCCAAGAAGCTGCTGCACGGCCTGGCGATGTTCCCCTTCATCGAGGATCTGCGCATCGGCGTGGCCACGGGCCCGGCGTACTGGGGCGAGATGGGGGCGCCGTCGCGCAAGGGCTACTGGGCGCTGGGCGAGGTGGTGAACATCGCCGCCCGGCTGATGGCGCACGCGAAGGAGCCCGGCGTCCAGGTGGACGCGAACACCCAGCGGAAGGTCCACCACGAGTTCTCCACGCTGCACGTGGAGGACGCGAAGCTCAAGGGCGTCTCGCGCGTGGTGCCCGTCTACCGCGTGCAGACCGAGTCGCGGCAGGTGCGCAGCCTGCTCATCAAGGGGCAGGGGGAGATCGTCGGCCGCCGCAAGGAGCTGGACACGCTGCGGCAGGCGGTGGAGGAGTCCATCGCCGGGGCCGGGCGCGTGTGCGTCATCTCCGGCGAGGCGGGCATCGGCAAGTCGCGCCTGTCCAGCCGGCTGGTGGAGCTGGCCGAGGCGCACGGCGCCTTCACGCTGTACGGCATCTGCTACTCGTACGAGACGTTCACCCCGTACTTCCCCTGGAAGGAAGTGCTGGTGCAGCTCTTCCAGCTGCGCGAGGGGGACGGGCCGGAGGCGCGGCTGGAGCGCATCCGCCGCGTCTTCGAGGGGCTGGAAGGCGTGGGGCCGGAGTGGGTGCCGGTGCTGGCGGGCATCATGGGCCTGCCGGTGGTGGAGGACGAGCTCACCGCCTCGCTGGACGCGCGCCAGAAGAACCAGCAGGTGTTCCACATCATCCACCAGCTGCTGGTGCGGGTCTCCGAAGTCACCCCACTGCTGCTCTTCTTCGAGGATCTGCACTGGGCGGACCGCATCTCGCTGGATCTGATCGAGTACGTGGCCGCGCGCATCGCCCCGCTGCGCAAGACGCTGCTGGTGACGATGCGGCCAGGGGACGCGCTGCGCTCGCTGTACGATCTGGACACCTTCCGCCTGGTGGAGCTGTCCCAGCTCGACGAGGAGGACACGCGCGAGCTCTTGCGGCTGCACCTGAAGCTGTCTCCGCCGAACACGGCCCTGGAAGACATGCTGATGGCCAAGGTCCAGGGCAACCCCTTCTTCATCGAGTCGCTGGTGGAGGGGCTGGTGGAGGAGGGGCACCTGGAGGAGTCCACCGCGGGCGGGCGGGTGCTGCGGCGCAGCCTGCAGAGCATCCGGATTCCGGACTCCATCCAGGACGTGGTGCTCAACCGCATCGATCTGCTGCCGGAGCTGGAGAAGCTCATCGTCAAGGTGGCGTCCGTGGTGGGGCGCATCTTCTCGCTGGACGCCGTGCACGCGCTGCTGCCAGAGGGCATCGACCTGGACGAGGCGAAGCGGGCCATGGCGGCGCTCACCGGCCTGGGGATGATCCTCCTGGAGATGGAGGAGCCCTACACCTGCCTCTTCAAGCACATCGTCATCCGCGACGTGGCCTACAACACGCTGCTGGTGTCGGGGCGCGAGGATCTGCACCGGCGCCTGGCGCGCTTCCTGGAGGAGAAGGCCGCCGACACCGTCGTCAAGCCGGCGGGCATCCTCGCCTACCACTACCTGGCGGGGAACGACGAGGCGAAGGGGCTGGAGTACACGCTGATGGCCGCGCGGGCCGCCAAGCGGCAGTACGCCAACGAAGAAGCCATCCACCACTACAACAAGGCCCTGGAGGTGCTCTCCACCTCGGAGACGCTGGATCGGGCCGTGGTGCTCGAGGACACGCGCCAGGTGATGCTGGAGCTGGCGCAGACGCTGCTGCAGGACGGCAACTACGACGCCGCCATCCAGATGTTCGAGCAGCGCCTGTCGGAGGAGGACGCGGCGGACCTGCGCGCGGAGATCCACGTCGGCCTGGGCCGCGCCTTCCAGGAGAAGGGCGCCACCGGCCGCGCCATCCAGGAGCTGGAGAGCGCGCTGAAGCTCATGGGGCGCGCGCCGCCGCGGACCCAGGCGGGGCTGGTGCTGCGCACGGCGTTCAACATGGGCATCCACCTGCTGAGCCGGGCCTTCCCGTGGATCCTCCGGCCGGTGCCGGCCCACAAGCTGGCCCTCTTCATCAAGCAGCTCAACACGCTCATCTCGCTGATCAAGATCTACTACTTCGTGGATCTGTCCAAGCTCACCTGGGCCACCCTGGTGTCGCTCAACATGGCCGAGCGCTCCCGCACGGACTACGGGCTGAGCCAGGCCAGCGGCTACTACGCCACCATGCTCTTTGGCGCCGGGCTGCTGAAGCGCTCGCTGCGCTACCTGACGCGGGCGCTGGAGTTCGGCAAGCGCTCGCGCGACGTGGTGGCGGAGGGCATCGCGCTCAGCCGCCTGGGCATCAACGCCCTGTTCAACAACGATCCGGAGCGGGCCGCCAGGCTGGAGGAAGAGGCCATGGCCATGCTCCGCGCGGCGGGCGAGCGCTGGGAGGTGCAGACCGCGACCATGATCGTCGCCACCAGCCACTTCACCTCCGGGCGCTTCGAGATCGCCGAGAAGTACTACCGGGACATGGGGGCGCTGGGCGTGGAGCTCAACGCGCTGATGCACCAGGGCTGGTCCCACGCCTGGGTGCCCATGTGCCGCTACCTGCGAGGCGACGGCGACGTGGCCGAGCTGTGCGCGGAGGTGGAGAAGGGGCTGAACATCAGCATCCAGGTGGATGATCTGGCCAACCAGTGCGCGGCGCTCAACCACCTGGCCAACATCTCCGTGCGCGAGCACCGGGTGGAGGAGGCCGCGCAGGTGGCCGTGCGCGCCTTCAAGACGTTGTGGAAGTACCAGGTGCTCGTGCCGTTCCTGCAGATCGGCCTGGTGGACGCGGCGGAGGCCGCGCTCTTCGCGCTGGAGGAGGGCGCCACCTCGGTGCCGCGCGCGAAGCTCCTGCGCATCGTCCGGCTTGCCACCTTCAAGGCGCGGGCCCTGTCGCGCATCTACCCGTACCTGAAGGGGCCCTCGCTTCGGGTGACGGCGCGGGCCCTGAAGCTGCGCAAGGGCCTGGGCGCCGCCGAGCCCGTCTTCCTGGAGGCCATCTCCGTGCTGGAGAAGGGGCCCAACCGCTGGGAGCTGGGCGTGGCGTGCTTCGACGCGGCCGTCGCCCTGCCGCACCGCCGCTCGCAGCTGCTCGCGCGGGCCCGGGAGATCTTCACCGCCATCGGCGCCAAGGCCGAGCTGCGCCGCGTGCAGCGGATGATGCCGCTGCTCGCCTCCCCCATGGCGCTGGCTCCCTCCACCTCCGCCTCAACTGAGCCGCTGCGGCTCTAG